One window from the genome of Pungitius pungitius chromosome 14, fPunPun2.1, whole genome shotgun sequence encodes:
- the ctsl.1 gene encoding cathepsin L.1: MKLLLVAAAALAVASCASISLEDLEFHAWKLKFGRSYNSPAEEAQRREIWLSNRKLVLVHNILADQGIKSYRLGMTFFADMENEEYKRLISQGCLGTFNASLPRRGSAFFRLPKGADLPKSVDWRDKGYVTDVKDQKQCGSCWAFSATGSLEGQTFRKTGKLVSLSEQQLVDCSGEYGNMGCNGGLMDYAFKYIQDNGGIDTEDSYPYEAEDGQCRYNPANSGATCTGYVDVTQGDEDALKEAVATIGPVSVAIDASPPSFQLYESGVYDEPECSSSELDHGVLAVGYGSDNGRDYWLIKNSWGLQWGDKGYIMMTRNKHNQCGIATASSYPLV, translated from the exons ATGAAACTGTTGctggttgctgctgctgctctggccGTGGCCAGCTGCGCCAGCATTTCTCTGGAAGACCTGGAGTTTCACGCCTGGAAACTCAAGTTTG GAAGGTCCTACAACTCTCCGGCAGAGGAGGCTCAACGCAGGGAAATCTGGCTCAGCAACCGCAAACTGGTGCTGGTGCACAACATCCTGGCAGATCAGGGCATCAAGTCCTATCGCCTGGGCATGACCTTCTTTGCTGACATG GAAAATGAAGAGTACAAAAGACTGATTTCCCAGGGCTGCTTGGGCACCTTCAATGCGTCTCTGCCTCGCCGGGGCTCCGCTTTCTTTCGGCTGCCGAAAGGAGCAGATCTGCCCAAGTCTGTTGACTGGAGGGACAAGGGATACGTCACTGATGTCAAGGATCAGAAACAGTGTGGCTCCTGCTGGGCCTTCAGTGCA actggCTCACTAGAGGGTCAGACCTTCAGGAAGACAGGGAAGCTGGTGTCTCTGAGCGAGCAGCAGCTGGTCGACTGCTCCGGCGAATACGGCAACATGGGCTGCAATGGAGGCCTGATGGACTACGCATTCAAGTACATCCAAGACAACGGAGGGATAGACACAGAGGACTCATACCCTTATGAAGCGGAG GATGGTCAGTGTCGTTACAATCCCGCCAATAGCGGGGCCACGTGCACAGGCTACGTTGATGTGACACAGGGCGACGAGGATGCACTAAAGGAGGCCGTGGCCACCATTGGACCCGTGTCTGTCGCCATCGACGCTTCTCCGCCGTCCTTCCAGCTGTACGAATCAG GAGTGTATGATGAGCCAGAGTGCAGCAGCTCAGAGCTGGACCACGGTGTTCTGGCTGTGGGTTACGGGAGTGACAACGGACGTGACTACTGGCTGATAAAGAACAG CTGGGGTCTTCAGTGGGGAGACAAGGGATATATCATGATGACCAGGAACAAGCACAACCAGTGTGGCATCGCCACTGCGTCGAGCTACCCGCTGGTGTGA
- the vgll2b gene encoding transcription cofactor vestigial-like protein 2b, giving the protein MSCLDVMYPAYGHYAAYAPSVPALINSVQAPTGLSSTSLCRDFMDTPRGPEGMPGGPGTGGSTSSLSSSNSSSSSYTPAALRPEEGPKEKQEAPEAEYLTSRCVLFSYYHGDISSVVDEHFSRALSSYMDGEGKRRAPDQQGTDTPSSSSRRSFPPSFWDSNYSSPQSRSHCETSAPSYSMDPYASALHPALPHPHAHPHPHAHPHPHPTEGWGYPQAPAYGHPRPLHELYSPSALEPHYGPLLMPTVRPPHPLTLPSHYDMSKLEPTASWPGLLPPGDVSQTLTLNMDAGLQQHKKGKELYWF; this is encoded by the exons ATGAGCTGCTTGGATGTTATGTACCCAGCCTATGGACATTACGCAGCGTACGCCCCGTCTGTTCCTGCTTTAATCAACAGCGTACAG GCTCCCACAGGTCTGAGCAGCACTTCTCTCTGCCGGGATTTTATGGACACTCCCAGGGGTCCTGAGGGGATGCCTGGGGGCCCAGGCACTGGAGGATCAACTTCCTCCTTATCTTCATCcaactcttcctcttcctcctacaCGCCTGCAGCTTTAAGGCCAGAGGAGGGCCccaaggagaagcaggaggccCCTGAGGCAGAGTACCTGACTTCTCGCTGTGTCCTCTTCAGCTACTACCATGGAGATATCAGCAGCGTGGTGGACGAGCACTTCTCCAGGGCCCTCAGCTCCTACATGGACGGGGAGGGCAAACGGCGGGCACCAGACCAACAGGGCACAG ATACCCCTTCATCTAGCAGTCGACGGAGCTTCCCCCCATCCTTCTGGGACAGTAACTACTCCTCGCCACAGAGCCGCTCCCACTGCGAGACGAGTGCGCCCTCCTATTCCATGGACCCATACGCATCCGCATTGCACCCCGCCCTGCCGCACCCACACGCTCACCCTCACCCTCACGCCCACCCTCACCCTCACCCAACAGAGGGCTGGGGATATCCCCAAGCGCCAGCCTACGGCCACCCACGTCCTCTGCACGAACTGTATTCACCGTCAGCTTTGGAGCCCCATTACGGGCCCCTGCTGATGCCCACAGTGAGGCCGCCTCATCCCCTCACCTTGCCGAGCCACTATGACATGAGCAAGCTGGAGCCCACCGCCTCCTGGCCCGGCCTGCTTCCACCAGGAGACGTCAGCCAGACGCTGACGCTCAACATGGACGCAG gcCTCCAGCAGCACAAGAAAGGCAAGGAGCTGTACTGGTTCTAA